Proteins encoded within one genomic window of Cyprinus carpio isolate SPL01 chromosome B22, ASM1834038v1, whole genome shotgun sequence:
- the LOC109086735 gene encoding granzyme M-like isoform X2 has protein sequence MIIISLLLLASLLPHMTFTAQVNVGIVNGRVAKPHSRPYMVSLQMNKQHICGGFLIHDQFVLTAAHCREKNMILTAVIGAHNLKNENEGSVRIGVKSYHKHPGYRPGRPSTLNDIMLLRCCWLGKPTD, from the exons ATGATCATCATCTCTCTGCTCCTGCTGGCCTCTCTGCTGCCACACATGACCTTCACTG CTCAAGTTAATGTGGGTATAGTGAATGGCCGGGTAGCAAAACCCCACTCCAGACCTTACATGGTTTCTCTTCAGATGAACAAGCAACATATCTGTGGTGGATTTCTCATTCATGACCAGTTTGTCTTGACTGCTGCACATTGCAGAGAGAA AAATATGATACTGACAGCTGTGATTGGGGCACATAACCTAAAAAATGAGAATGAGGGGTCTGTCCGCATCGGAGTGAAGTCTTACCACAAGCATCCAGGCTATAGGCCTGGCAGACCTTCAACTCTGAATGACATTATGCTTTTGAGG TGTTGCTGGCTGGGGAAGCCTACGGACTAA
- the LOC109086735 gene encoding granzyme G-like isoform X1 — protein MIIISLLLLASLLPHMTFTAQVNVGIVNGRVAKPHSRPYMVSLQMNKQHICGGFLIHDQFVLTAAHCREKNMILTAVIGAHNLKNENEGSVRIGVKSYHKHPGYRPGRPSTLNDIMLLRLQKKVKENNKVKIIKIQRQKGDIKADSVCSVAGWGSLRTNGSANDRLMEMKVYIMDNKECEIRWGEIYSVPKMMCTYGIGGFCDGDSGGPLVCGDTAVGIVSFHVLYRCNSPMYPNVYTKISPYLEWISKIIKNVK, from the exons ATGATCATCATCTCTCTGCTCCTGCTGGCCTCTCTGCTGCCACACATGACCTTCACTG CTCAAGTTAATGTGGGTATAGTGAATGGCCGGGTAGCAAAACCCCACTCCAGACCTTACATGGTTTCTCTTCAGATGAACAAGCAACATATCTGTGGTGGATTTCTCATTCATGACCAGTTTGTCTTGACTGCTGCACATTGCAGAGAGAA AAATATGATACTGACAGCTGTGATTGGGGCACATAACCTAAAAAATGAGAATGAGGGGTCTGTCCGCATCGGAGTGAAGTCTTACCACAAGCATCCAGGCTATAGGCCTGGCAGACCTTCAACTCTGAATGACATTATGCTTTTGAGG ctacaaaaaaaagtcaaagaaaacaataaagtcaagattattaaaatacaaagacaaaaGGGAGACATCAAAGCTGATTCTGTCTGCAGTGTTGCTGGCTGGGGAAGCCTACGGACTAATGGCTCAGCTAATGATCGTCTAATGGAGATGAAAGTGTATATAATGGATAACAAAGAATGTGAAATAAGATGGGGAGAGATCTACTCAGTTCCAAAGATGATGTGTACATATGGCATTGGTGGATTCTGCGAT GGAGATTCTGGGGGTCCTTTGGTTTGTGGAGACACTGCAGTTGGTATCGTATCATTTCATGTCTTGTATCGCTGCAATTCGCCTATGTATCCTAATGTATATACTAAGATTTCACCTTATCTGGAGTGGATcagcaaaataatcaaaaatgtcaagtaa
- the LOC109047546 gene encoding complement factor D-like, translating into MIIISLLLLGSLLPHLTFTARVNVGIVNGTEAKPHSRPYMVSLQKDKTHVCGGFLISDEFVLTAAHCRKGNEILTVVVGTHDLRNSKSSDHIGVKNYIPHENSTHDIMLLRLQEKLNLNNYVNWISLPKDGEDVENTNCSVAGWGQLQTNGQNSNHLMEASVYILNNTECEKKWGPIYSVSKMMCTVGHGGSCRYDSGGPLVCGDTAVGITAFGNRFQCNSPQYPNVYTKISPYIQWINSIIRNVK; encoded by the exons ATGATCATCATCTCTCTGCTCCTGCTGGGCTCTCTGCTGCCACACCTGACTTTCACTG CTCGTGTGAATGTGGGCATAGTGAATGGCACAGAAGCAAAACCCCACTCCAGACCTTACATGGTTTCTCTTCAGAAGGACAAGACACATGTCTGTGGTGGATTCCTCATCTCTGATGAGTTTGTCTTGACTGCTGCACATTGCAGAAAAGG AAATGAGATTCTGACTGTTGTGGTTGGTACTCATGATTTAAGGAACAGTAAGAGTTCTGATCACATCGGAGTGAAGAACTACATCCCACATGAGAACTCTACTCATGACATCATGCTTTTAAGG CTACAGGAAAAACTCAACCTAAATAACTATGTTAACTGGATATCATTACCAAAGGATGGGGAAGATGTAGAAAATACTAACTGTAGCGTTGCAGGCTGGGGACAACTGCAGACTAACGGCCAAAACAGCAATCATCTAATGGAGGCAAGCgtgtatatattgaataatacggaatgtgaaaaaaaatgggGACCAATCTACTCAGTCTCAAAGATGATGTGCACAGTTGGCCATGGTGGATCCTGCCGT TATGACTCAGGAGGTCCTTTGGTTTGTGGAGACACTGCAGTTGGCATCACAGCTTTTGGAAATAGATTTCAGTGCAATTCACCTCAGTATCCTAATGTGTATACTAAGATTTCACCATATATTCAATGGATCAACAGCATAATTAGAAATGTGAAATGA